The following proteins come from a genomic window of Microbacterium sulfonylureivorans:
- a CDS encoding glycosyltransferase, with product MTPHLLYTAWSFPPSRAGGVYRALATVNAFAAAGWDVTVLTVPRDIFESSTGVDSSLEDQVAPGVRVERVDPGSTAHVSDLRRWSRFRARNIELWRGLDRLRDLRSFPELTYGRWRPRLEKAAARVHAARPVDLAIGTANPNVDFATGAYLSRRFGVPYVMDYRDAWGLDVFSGEDLGSWVPGRARVERRLLAGAAEVWFVNEPIRAWHTQRFGGADRMHVVANGYDEYDVPLAVPVRPEREDGLVFGYIGTMSDQVPIEPLVRAWRIAREDGRLPLSSRLVVHGYVGHSGSGVAADTLSRAEADGVSFRGPVSKSRIGEAYAGFDALVLALGTGLYVTSGKVYEYAATGIPIVSVHDPGNAATDVVKDAPGWVGTRSLEPADIADALAATAAVAAAQTAAERASAQAWGAQYARRAQLEPRIDALSGLVGKRS from the coding sequence ATGACGCCGCATCTGCTGTACACCGCGTGGAGCTTCCCGCCGAGCCGGGCCGGAGGGGTGTACCGGGCGCTCGCGACGGTCAACGCCTTCGCAGCGGCCGGGTGGGATGTCACGGTCCTGACGGTTCCGCGCGACATCTTCGAGTCGAGCACCGGGGTGGACTCGTCGCTGGAGGATCAGGTCGCCCCGGGCGTGCGCGTCGAGCGGGTCGATCCGGGCTCCACCGCGCACGTCAGCGACCTGCGCCGGTGGAGTCGCTTCCGCGCGCGCAACATCGAACTCTGGCGCGGGCTCGACCGGCTCCGCGACCTGCGGAGCTTCCCCGAGCTCACCTACGGCCGGTGGCGTCCGCGGCTCGAGAAGGCGGCCGCGCGTGTGCACGCGGCGCGCCCGGTCGACCTCGCGATCGGCACCGCGAATCCGAATGTCGACTTCGCGACGGGCGCGTACCTGTCGCGCAGGTTCGGCGTCCCGTACGTGATGGACTACCGGGATGCATGGGGACTGGACGTCTTCAGCGGCGAGGATCTCGGAAGCTGGGTACCGGGCCGCGCCCGGGTGGAGCGCCGTCTGCTCGCGGGCGCGGCCGAGGTGTGGTTCGTGAACGAGCCGATCCGCGCCTGGCACACGCAGCGCTTCGGCGGCGCGGACCGGATGCATGTCGTCGCGAACGGGTACGACGAATACGACGTGCCGCTCGCCGTTCCGGTGCGTCCGGAGCGGGAGGACGGGCTCGTCTTCGGCTACATCGGCACGATGTCCGACCAGGTCCCGATCGAGCCGCTCGTGCGCGCCTGGCGCATCGCACGGGAGGACGGGCGGCTTCCGCTCTCGTCGCGCCTCGTCGTCCACGGCTATGTCGGCCATTCCGGCTCCGGGGTCGCGGCCGACACGCTTTCGCGCGCGGAGGCGGACGGGGTCAGCTTCCGCGGACCGGTCAGCAAGTCCCGGATCGGCGAAGCATACGCCGGGTTCGACGCCCTGGTGCTCGCACTCGGGACGGGCCTGTACGTCACGAGCGGAAAGGTCTACGAGTACGCCGCGACGGGGATTCCGATCGTCTCGGTGCACGATCCGGGCAATGCGGCGACCGATGTGGTCAAGGATGCGCCCGGATGGGTCGGCACACGGTCGCTCGAGCCGGCCGACATCGCGGACGCGCTGGCGGCGACTGCGGCCGTCGCCGCCGCGCAGACGGCGGCGGAGCGGGCGTCGGCCCAGGCGTGGGGTGCGCAGTACGCCCGCCGCGCACAGCTGGAGCCGAGGATCGACGCGCTGAGCGGACTCGTGGGGAAGCGGTCGTGA
- a CDS encoding ABC transporter ATP-binding protein produces MVQIVRTLRRLLPLLPSSASRFLLGFSIVSSVLAIVDVVALMLLAVVLAGVVAGSGAQLPLVGAIPQDQVVWLVLILAGVVIAKSAANVWLQWIATRRFASYELAVGQELFGAYIRSSWTDRISRNSAQIVAMTDSAIANVVSGFLLPVTTLPGLIVTSVGVVAIIVIAQPLTAVITIVYLGGIALLQYLVLSGKTRQAARVARDSALRVAALISGMIASLKEITLSDKADEVTAVVRATRIRTSQARANSSFLAAVPRFVFDAAIIGGFIVVGGAAYVANGANMDATVSAVAVFGIAGFRLVPSLTGFQTVLTRTATSAPYIELVITDVEESKRFHADREELGREPLPNDPERLRLEDVSFSFPGSDIAAVRDVSLDIPLGSTVGIAGASGAGKSTLIDLLLGLLTPTSGAIRIDDRPLGDVLRAWRTHVGYVPQEVTLFDGTIAQNIALTWGEEYDLARVEAAARRAQLWSVIEARADGLDTRVGERGLTLSGGQRQRLGIARALYNDPLILVLDEATSALDTKTEADVAEAIRGLRGDVTVIAVAHRLSTIRDSDQIVFMQDGTIGAQGTFTEVVASSPTFEAQARLAGLI; encoded by the coding sequence ATGGTCCAGATCGTTCGCACCCTCCGGAGGCTGCTGCCGCTGCTCCCGTCGTCGGCCAGCAGGTTCCTCCTCGGCTTCAGCATCGTGTCCTCGGTGCTGGCGATCGTGGACGTCGTCGCGCTGATGCTGCTCGCCGTCGTCCTCGCCGGCGTCGTGGCGGGGTCGGGGGCCCAGCTCCCGCTGGTCGGCGCGATCCCGCAGGATCAGGTCGTCTGGCTCGTCCTCATCCTCGCCGGCGTGGTCATCGCCAAGTCCGCGGCGAACGTCTGGCTCCAATGGATCGCGACGCGCCGATTCGCCAGCTACGAGCTCGCCGTGGGGCAGGAGCTCTTCGGCGCCTACATCCGCTCTTCCTGGACCGATCGCATCTCCCGCAACAGCGCCCAGATCGTCGCGATGACGGACAGCGCGATCGCCAACGTCGTCTCGGGCTTCCTCCTTCCGGTGACGACCCTTCCCGGCCTCATCGTGACCTCCGTGGGCGTCGTCGCGATCATCGTCATCGCGCAGCCCTTGACGGCCGTCATCACGATCGTCTACCTCGGCGGGATCGCCCTGCTGCAGTACCTGGTGCTCAGCGGCAAGACCCGGCAGGCGGCACGCGTCGCCAGGGACTCCGCGCTGCGCGTCGCCGCGCTGATCTCCGGCATGATCGCCTCCCTCAAGGAGATCACGCTCAGCGACAAGGCCGACGAGGTGACTGCGGTGGTGAGGGCGACACGCATCCGGACCTCTCAGGCGCGGGCGAACTCGAGCTTCCTCGCGGCGGTCCCGCGGTTCGTCTTCGACGCCGCGATCATCGGCGGGTTCATCGTCGTGGGCGGTGCCGCGTACGTCGCCAACGGAGCCAACATGGACGCGACGGTCTCGGCGGTAGCCGTGTTCGGCATCGCCGGCTTCCGCCTGGTCCCGTCGCTCACGGGCTTCCAGACGGTGCTGACCCGGACGGCGACGTCGGCGCCCTATATCGAGCTCGTGATCACCGACGTCGAGGAGTCGAAGAGGTTCCACGCCGATCGCGAAGAGCTCGGACGTGAGCCGCTGCCGAACGACCCCGAGCGGCTGCGTCTGGAGGACGTCTCGTTCTCCTTCCCCGGCAGCGACATCGCCGCCGTCCGCGACGTCTCCCTGGATATCCCGCTGGGCAGCACCGTCGGGATCGCCGGTGCCTCCGGCGCCGGGAAGTCGACGCTCATCGATCTGCTCCTGGGCCTGCTGACACCGACGTCGGGGGCGATCCGCATCGACGACCGCCCGCTGGGCGACGTGCTGCGGGCATGGCGCACGCACGTCGGCTACGTGCCGCAGGAGGTCACGCTCTTCGATGGGACCATCGCGCAGAACATCGCGCTCACCTGGGGCGAGGAGTACGACCTCGCGCGCGTCGAGGCCGCGGCGCGGCGGGCCCAGCTCTGGAGCGTGATCGAGGCACGTGCGGACGGCCTCGACACGCGCGTCGGCGAGCGTGGACTGACCCTGTCCGGCGGCCAGCGGCAGCGCCTCGGGATCGCCCGTGCGCTGTACAACGACCCGCTCATCCTGGTGCTGGACGAGGCCACGAGCGCGCTCGACACGAAGACCGAGGCCGATGTCGCCGAGGCGATCAGGGGCCTGCGCGGAGATGTGACCGTGATCGCGGTCGCGCACCGGCTGAGCACCATCCGCGACTCCGATCAGATCGTGTTCATGCAGGACGGCACGATCGGTGCGCAGGGCACGTTCACGGAGGTCGTCGCGAGCAGCCCCACGTTCGAGGCGCAGGCGCGACTGGCCGGACTGATATGA
- a CDS encoding Gfo/Idh/MocA family protein: MAALRAGLLGVGMMGRHHARVLRELDGVDLVAIADPAGDPHGVAGDLRILPDIDALIAEGLDIAVVAVPTRFHEDAALKLAAAGVHTLVEKPIADTVEAGQRMVDAFAAAGLVGAVGHIERFNPALQELRRRIEAGELGGVYQVVTRRQGPFPSRIADVGVAKDLASHDVDLTAWVVQSVYERVFAQTAFKSGREHEDMITITGRTASGVIVNNIVNWLSPMKERVTVVTGEKGAFVADTSTGDLTFYANGTIPLEWESVSSFRGVSEGDVTRYAFAKREPLRVEHEAFRDAVLGEETDVVTMEQGLRTLAVVEASLESARTGESVRF, translated from the coding sequence GCGCCGGTCTCCTCGGGGTCGGCATGATGGGCCGCCACCATGCCCGCGTCCTGCGCGAGCTGGACGGCGTCGATCTCGTGGCGATCGCCGACCCCGCCGGCGACCCGCACGGGGTCGCCGGCGACCTGCGGATCCTCCCCGACATCGATGCGCTCATCGCGGAGGGCCTCGACATCGCCGTCGTCGCCGTTCCGACGCGGTTCCACGAGGACGCCGCGCTCAAGCTCGCCGCCGCCGGGGTGCACACTCTCGTCGAGAAGCCGATCGCCGACACGGTCGAGGCGGGTCAGCGGATGGTGGATGCCTTCGCCGCGGCCGGCCTCGTCGGCGCGGTCGGGCACATCGAGCGCTTCAATCCCGCCCTGCAGGAGCTGCGTCGTCGCATCGAGGCGGGTGAACTCGGAGGCGTGTACCAGGTGGTCACCCGTCGCCAGGGCCCCTTCCCGTCGCGCATCGCCGACGTCGGCGTCGCGAAGGACCTGGCGTCGCACGACGTCGACCTCACCGCGTGGGTGGTCCAGAGCGTCTACGAGCGGGTCTTCGCGCAGACGGCGTTCAAGAGCGGGCGCGAGCACGAGGACATGATCACGATCACCGGGCGCACCGCCTCGGGGGTCATCGTCAACAACATCGTCAACTGGCTGAGCCCCATGAAGGAGCGGGTCACCGTCGTGACGGGGGAGAAGGGCGCGTTCGTCGCCGACACCTCGACCGGCGATCTCACCTTCTACGCGAACGGCACCATCCCGCTGGAGTGGGAGTCCGTCTCGTCGTTCCGCGGCGTCTCGGAGGGCGACGTCACCCGTTACGCCTTCGCCAAGCGCGAGCCGCTTCGTGTCGAGCACGAGGCGTTCCGCGACGCGGTGCTCGGTGAGGAGACCGACGTGGTCACCATGGAGCAGGGCCTCAGGACCCTCGCCGTCGTCGAGGCCTCGCTGGAGTCCGCCCGCACAGGCGAATCCGTGCGTTTCTGA